In a single window of the Shumkonia mesophila genome:
- a CDS encoding bacteriohemerythrin has protein sequence MTSLPWAKRTPSGVREIDTSNECLEFLLERQFLHGLPCDSAGRRCPKIDDLTRFLVHKFEREEILMERVGFPGLLHHRGEHAKLLARLDIMKNNLVCGDYDSQRVFSVVTTWAVRHLREFDDPFGRHLAQQIEPRQEAGRPAWRLEI, from the coding sequence ATGACATCGCTGCCCTGGGCGAAGAGAACCCCTTCTGGCGTTCGCGAAATCGACACCTCCAACGAATGCCTGGAATTCCTTCTCGAACGGCAATTTCTGCATGGCCTCCCTTGCGATAGCGCTGGACGCCGTTGCCCCAAGATCGATGACCTCACGCGCTTCCTCGTCCACAAGTTCGAACGCGAGGAGATCCTGATGGAGCGGGTCGGGTTTCCGGGCCTCCTCCATCACCGGGGCGAACACGCCAAGCTCTTGGCGAGACTGGATATCATGAAGAACAACCTGGTGTGCGGGGACTACGACTCCCAGCGAGTTTTTTCCGTCGTCACGACTTGGGCGGTGCGTCATCTCCGCGAATTTGATGACCCGTTCGGCCGGCATCTTGCCCAGCAGATCGAGCCCCGACAGGAAGCCGGAAGACCCGCTTGGCGCCTTGAAATCTAG
- a CDS encoding DUF2933 domain-containing protein, translated as MRLLGKDMALRDVVTSPVGLIGLAILGVGGYSLWTNHREHVVDALVYLPLAACMLMHFFMHGGHGHGHGTGSEQSQKEHRHITSRHEEKP; from the coding sequence ATGAGGTTATTGGGCAAAGACATGGCGTTGCGCGATGTGGTCACGTCGCCGGTGGGGCTCATCGGGCTCGCCATCCTGGGGGTCGGCGGATACTCGCTGTGGACGAACCATCGGGAGCATGTGGTTGACGCGCTCGTCTACCTGCCGCTTGCCGCCTGCATGCTGATGCACTTTTTCATGCATGGCGGCCATGGCCACGGGCATGGCACCGGCAGCGAGCAGTCCCAAAAGGAACACCGACACATCACATCCCGCCATGAGGAGAAACCCTGA
- the lgt gene encoding prolipoprotein diacylglyceryl transferase, which produces MTFAIAFPNIDPVLVQFGPFMIRWYSLAYIAGLLLGWRYIRLLAKWPPERLHARDIDDFLVWATLGVILGGRLGYVLFYNSDYFLANPLAVIEIWKGGMSFHGGLLGMITATLIFCRRRRISLLVFGDLVAAAAPIGLFLGRLANFVNGELFGRVTDAPWGVVFPHGGPLPRHPSQIYEALLEGLLLFLLLLVLARFRNIRERPGVLTGVFLIGYGASRLVIEVFRQPDVQIGFLTWGSTMGQWLSAPMILAGLLLVFTAHPKPAESGIF; this is translated from the coding sequence ATGACCTTCGCCATCGCCTTTCCCAACATCGATCCGGTCCTCGTGCAGTTCGGGCCGTTCATGATCCGCTGGTATTCGCTGGCTTACATCGCCGGTTTGCTGCTCGGTTGGCGCTATATTCGCCTTCTCGCCAAGTGGCCGCCGGAGAGACTGCACGCCCGGGATATCGACGACTTCCTCGTCTGGGCCACCTTGGGCGTCATTCTCGGCGGCCGTCTCGGGTACGTCCTCTTCTACAACAGCGACTATTTTCTCGCGAACCCGCTTGCCGTCATCGAAATCTGGAAGGGCGGCATGTCCTTCCACGGCGGCCTTTTGGGAATGATCACGGCGACGCTGATTTTCTGTCGCCGGCGACGGATATCCCTGCTCGTCTTCGGCGACCTAGTCGCCGCTGCCGCCCCCATCGGCCTTTTTCTCGGACGCCTGGCGAACTTCGTCAACGGAGAGCTTTTCGGCCGCGTTACCGATGCGCCGTGGGGCGTTGTCTTCCCGCACGGCGGGCCGCTGCCCCGACATCCCAGCCAGATCTACGAGGCGCTGCTCGAAGGACTGCTGCTGTTTTTGCTACTGCTGGTGCTCGCCCGCTTTCGGAACATCCGCGAGCGTCCCGGCGTCCTTACCGGGGTCTTCCTGATCGGCTATGGAGCGTCCCGTCTCGTCATCGAGGTGTTTCGCCAGCCCGACGTTCAGATCGGCTTCCTGACCTGGGGGAGCACGATGGGCCAGTGGCTGTCGGCCCCGATGATACTGGCCGGCCTGCTTCTGGTTTTCACAGCCCACCCGAAGCCGGCGGAGAGTGGAATTTTTTGA
- a CDS encoding cytochrome c biogenesis CcdA family protein, translating into MSQRLVGLLIALGVALFARMGMAADPAGTHIFFSAGCADCWPYTKQVLVPALQSQNLAPSPEIHDYTVPDERRRLLEIADGIGLPRSVADSLYAFVPTERGHLVILGHVPADLIRAAVASPARPDRLVLWQPAMHGDPTEYRLWAWRGAVQTFAIDTPFETALAQALVAQGPPPVGQANLAQLLPAVVVTGLVDSVNPCAFAVILLLLAFLFTLRQSRGRILKLGFVYIGMVFLVYFAIGLGILGTVQFSDDPHFVARAGSWLLIALGAINLGEYYFPNFPIRLHMPAFAHARTRELVGRATLPATIGAGLLVGLCTFPCSGGIYVSIITLLNAKTTMAWGIGYLALYNIMFVVPLIAILLAAGNRATAKTWAQWERTHSLQIRLWYGLAMIALGIAMLAWIID; encoded by the coding sequence ATGTCACAACGGCTTGTCGGTCTGCTGATCGCCCTGGGTGTGGCGCTGTTTGCGCGGATGGGAATGGCTGCCGATCCGGCAGGCACGCACATCTTCTTCAGCGCCGGCTGCGCCGACTGCTGGCCCTACACCAAACAGGTGCTGGTGCCGGCTCTCCAATCGCAGAATCTGGCGCCGTCGCCGGAGATCCACGACTACACCGTTCCCGACGAGCGACGCCGGCTTCTCGAGATCGCCGACGGCATCGGCCTGCCGCGCTCCGTCGCCGATTCCCTCTACGCCTTCGTGCCGACCGAGCGGGGCCACCTTGTCATCCTCGGCCATGTGCCCGCCGACCTGATCCGCGCCGCCGTCGCGTCTCCGGCCCGCCCCGACCGCCTCGTCCTCTGGCAGCCGGCCATGCATGGAGATCCCACCGAATACCGCCTGTGGGCCTGGCGGGGCGCCGTGCAGACCTTTGCCATCGACACCCCGTTCGAGACCGCGCTTGCCCAGGCGCTCGTCGCGCAGGGGCCGCCGCCGGTCGGCCAGGCCAACCTTGCCCAGCTGCTGCCGGCCGTCGTCGTCACCGGACTGGTCGACTCGGTCAACCCCTGCGCGTTTGCGGTGATCCTGCTGCTGCTTGCCTTCCTGTTCACCCTGCGCCAATCGCGCGGCCGCATCCTTAAGCTGGGCTTCGTCTACATCGGCATGGTCTTCCTGGTCTATTTCGCCATCGGCCTGGGGATTCTCGGAACCGTACAGTTCTCCGACGATCCCCACTTCGTGGCACGGGCCGGGTCCTGGCTGCTGATCGCGCTGGGCGCCATCAACCTCGGGGAATACTACTTCCCGAATTTCCCCATCCGTCTGCACATGCCGGCCTTCGCTCACGCCCGTACCCGCGAACTGGTCGGCCGCGCCACGCTGCCGGCTACCATTGGCGCCGGCCTGCTGGTCGGCCTCTGCACCTTTCCGTGCTCCGGCGGCATCTACGTTTCCATCATCACCCTCTTGAACGCCAAGACCACGATGGCCTGGGGCATCGGCTACCTGGCGCTTTACAACATCATGTTCGTGGTGCCGCTGATCGCCATCCTGCTGGCCGCCGGCAACCGGGCGACGGCCAAGACCTGGGCCCAGTGGGAACGCACCCATTCCCTTCAAATCCGCCTGTGGTACGGCCTCGCGATGATCGCTCTCGGCATCGCGATGCTGGCCTGGATCATCGACTAG
- a CDS encoding DUF1573 domain-containing protein, which produces MPQPQKPLPKKADAARRKKRRTGFLALVAAAAIGAGAYVGFAGSSDAGYAQEDVVREQSFRAVHEMGNGPRARFLPTGQPQPRIEIPRSSHSFGTIGAKDVVTQTFVIRNAGQAPLTIARAYTTCGCTVADISARVIPPGKVALAKIRFDAGFHDTRGQSVQRGLIIESNDRGTPKAEIWVNASVASF; this is translated from the coding sequence ATGCCTCAACCCCAGAAACCACTTCCGAAAAAGGCCGATGCCGCCCGTCGCAAAAAGCGCCGGACCGGGTTCCTGGCCCTTGTCGCCGCCGCAGCCATCGGTGCGGGCGCCTACGTCGGATTCGCCGGCAGTTCCGACGCCGGTTATGCGCAAGAGGACGTCGTGCGCGAACAGTCCTTCCGGGCCGTCCACGAAATGGGGAACGGGCCGCGCGCCCGCTTCCTGCCGACCGGCCAGCCACAGCCGCGCATCGAGATCCCGCGATCGTCTCACAGCTTCGGCACCATCGGCGCGAAGGACGTGGTCACCCAAACCTTCGTGATCCGCAACGCCGGCCAGGCCCCGCTGACCATTGCGCGGGCCTACACCACATGCGGCTGCACCGTCGCCGACATTTCGGCGCGGGTTATTCCTCCGGGCAAAGTGGCGCTGGCGAAGATCCGCTTCGATGCCGGCTTCCACGACACCCGCGGCCAGAGCGTGCAGCGCGGCCTGATCATCGAAAGCAACGACCGCGGCACCCCGAAAGCCGAGATCTGGGTCAACGCCTCGGTCGCCTCGTTCTGA
- a CDS encoding YHS domain-containing protein yields MESLFPYLLWGGLFFLMMRFGCGSHMFGHRNGDQGQAKSAGHGGGHGCCGPTPKTTPEKRDASQANLPSSAVHKDPVCGMSVALDSAKTSIHAGKVHYFCSRDCREIFEAGPESYLNGAAHLPGRSAVPSIPHHRHADVGDSPSNTKP; encoded by the coding sequence ATGGAATCACTATTTCCCTACCTGCTCTGGGGAGGCCTGTTCTTCCTGATGATGCGGTTCGGTTGCGGCTCGCACATGTTCGGCCATCGCAACGGCGACCAGGGCCAAGCCAAAAGCGCCGGCCACGGCGGGGGACATGGGTGTTGCGGACCAACCCCAAAGACGACCCCGGAAAAGCGCGACGCTTCCCAGGCCAATCTGCCTTCGTCGGCCGTGCACAAGGATCCCGTCTGCGGCATGTCCGTCGCCCTCGACAGCGCAAAGACCAGCATCCATGCCGGCAAGGTTCACTACTTCTGCTCGCGGGACTGCAGGGAAATCTTCGAAGCGGGCCCCGAGAGCTATCTGAACGGCGCGGCCCATCTCCCTGGGCGTTCGGCCGTTCCGTCTATCCCCCACCACCGCCACGCCGATGTAGGCGATTCCCCCTCCAACACCAAACCATAG
- a CDS encoding sigma-70 family RNA polymerase sigma factor: protein MTAERELELARRWKNAGDGRALAELVTAHRHLVLGVAKRFRGFDLSFDDLIQEGNAALVHAANRFDPERGVRFSTYATWWVRAAIQDYVLNNRSVVRRITSGAHRSLFFRLQRLRYGLRIDGRMGGEERERAATALAVSVRAIDEMEAFLGGADVPAMEEIDPDVANGVTLAAEGPSPEEIVVGVRERRDRSAWLRNALNGLSERERAIIIARHLSDSPWTLGDLGSVFGISAERARQVESAALSKLRSWAAVKPLDAGGAVAALAGA from the coding sequence TTGACCGCCGAGCGGGAATTGGAACTGGCCCGGCGATGGAAAAACGCGGGCGACGGCCGCGCCCTGGCCGAACTGGTCACGGCGCACCGCCACCTCGTTCTCGGCGTCGCCAAACGGTTTCGCGGATTCGATCTGTCGTTTGACGACCTGATCCAGGAAGGCAACGCCGCCCTCGTCCATGCGGCGAACCGCTTCGATCCGGAGCGCGGAGTCCGCTTTTCGACCTATGCGACGTGGTGGGTTCGTGCGGCCATCCAGGACTACGTGCTCAACAACCGATCTGTCGTCCGGCGGATCACCAGTGGAGCACACCGCTCACTCTTCTTCCGCCTTCAGCGGTTACGGTACGGTTTGCGGATCGACGGACGGATGGGCGGCGAGGAGCGCGAGCGGGCCGCCACCGCGCTCGCCGTTTCCGTACGCGCCATCGACGAAATGGAAGCCTTCCTCGGCGGCGCCGACGTGCCCGCGATGGAGGAAATCGATCCGGACGTGGCCAACGGTGTCACTCTGGCTGCTGAAGGCCCATCACCCGAGGAAATCGTTGTCGGGGTCCGCGAACGACGGGACCGAAGTGCTTGGCTGCGAAACGCCCTGAACGGCCTCAGCGAGCGCGAACGGGCCATCATCATCGCGCGCCATCTCAGCGACTCTCCCTGGACGCTGGGGGATTTGGGATCGGTTTTCGGCATCAGCGCCGAGCGGGCCAGGCAGGTCGAAAGCGCGGCGTTGTCAAAGCTGCGCAGTTGGGCGGCCGTCAAA
- a CDS encoding DUF1573 domain-containing protein — MARILSVVAVLTIGFLSACGGGAPDIDVVERHDMGSIQKGQAASANLIVRNTGKAPLDVQSVSTSCGCTTAVMEPKTIPAGGQGVLRVIYDSNAHAEDMGPIKRYVFVASNDPDEGDVRIEFAVDVLSARPGDGQ, encoded by the coding sequence ATGGCGCGTATCCTGTCCGTCGTTGCCGTGCTCACCATCGGCTTCCTCTCGGCGTGCGGCGGTGGCGCACCCGACATCGACGTTGTCGAACGCCACGACATGGGCTCGATTCAAAAGGGGCAAGCTGCCTCGGCCAACCTGATCGTGCGCAACACGGGGAAGGCGCCGCTCGACGTGCAGTCCGTCAGCACGTCTTGCGGCTGTACGACGGCCGTCATGGAACCGAAGACGATCCCGGCCGGCGGCCAGGGAGTGCTACGCGTCATCTACGATTCCAATGCCCACGCCGAGGACATGGGGCCGATCAAGCGCTACGTCTTTGTCGCCAGCAACGATCCGGACGAAGGCGACGTGCGTATCGAATTCGCCGTCGACGTCCTATCCGCGCGGCCCGGAGATGGACAATGA